Genomic window (Desulforapulum autotrophicum HRM2):
CAGGTAGAGGCCCAGGGAATCGGGAAACAGATTCAGCAACTGCAGGGTGGGCCCGGCAAAGAAAATGAATGCAATAACCGCAAAGGCCAGCCACATGTTGATCAGACTCATGTATTTCAGGCCACGTTTCAGACCGGAAACCGAAGAAGCAATGTAAGCTATCATGAAAAGAATAAGTACGAAAACGGTAACACCCGGGGTCATCTCTATGCCGGTAATGTGGGTCAAGCCATATTTGATGGAAAGGATGCCCAGCCCCAGTGCAGTGCTGATACCAGCGATTGTGGCAAAAGCCGTGACAAGGTTGGCAAGTTTACTCCAGATGCTGGTTTCGGTTTTATCACCCAGCAGGCCGTAAAGGGAGGTCGCAATGGTCATGGGCTGATCGTGCTTGAAGGAGAAATATGCGATTCCCAAACCACCGACGGCATAGAAGGACCAGGGATGAAACCCCCAGTGGAGATAGGAAATCTGGAGGGCAACAGGTACGGCGGCGGCAGTACCGGGTTCAGCCCCGTAGGGCGTCTGCATGTAATGATAAATGGGCTCTGCAATACCCCAGAAGATAAAGCCGAGGCCGATGCCGGCTGAAAAGAGCATGGCCAGCCAGGCCATGGTTGAAAATTCGGGTTCATCCTCATCCTTACCCAGTTTCAAGTTGGCAAAGGGGCCCACAGCCATCCAGAAGGAAAAGATCAGGCAGGAAGCGGTGAACAGCATATAGTACCAGGTAAAATTGGTGGTAATAAACGACTGCATGGACTTGAGCACAGCGGCAAGTTTTTCAGGTGTTGCAACGCCCAAGCCCACAATGATACCAAAAATCACCAGGGTAATCCAGAACAACTGGTGGTCAGTTTTTCCCAGAAATTTTTCCATAAAGCCTGTTTGATTGTTCGTTTGTGTAGCCATTTTGTTACTTTCCCTTTCTGTTAATTATTATATTTTTTTTCAACATAGGCATTGAGATCCCGTTCGACATCCGGATCAATTTCAGGTTTATTGTAGGACTCAATCCTCTTTTTTACATATTCAGCCGCCCTGGCAACCATGTCTCCCCTGTTTTTGGCAGCCCAGTCGTCATAGGTGCCTCTGCAAGTCAGGTTGGCCGGGAAAAAAGCAGTCCTGCATTTTGCGGCGGTTTCAGGCTGAATCAGGTAAGAACCGCAGGGACCAACCCGTTTGATCAGGTCGGTGTTAATGCTGGTATCGGTGATTTCAAGCGGGGCCACGGCACGTTTGATCATGCCGCAGACCTCTTCATCAATAACGAATTTTTCCAGGCTGACCGCGGCGTAGGCCCCCAGGATACCACAGGATTGATGAATGAAATGGGCACCTGAGATGATGGGAGCGGCCATTAGCAGGGCAGACTCAATTCCAGCCTGGGCATTAACGGAATAGGCGTCGGTCAGGTTTCCACCATACCGGCAGGGCAGGCCGTAGTGTTCGGCCATCTGTACAGCAATGGCTGTGAGTTGAAGGGATTCGGGGCCCCCTAAGCTGACCCCGCCAGTGCGCATGTCTGAAGCACATGAGGTGCCACCGCAGACACAGGGGACACCGGGGTTAATGAGCTGGGCAAGGGTTATGCCTGCCAGGCTCTCGGCAATTTCCAGGGCAGCGGTACCGGCAATGCTGATTGGCCCGCTTATTCCGGCCAAGACCATCGAGGAAATGAGCAGGGCCTGGCCGTTGCGGGCAAACTCGATGAGCCCTTCCAGGGTGTCGTCCGAATAGGAGAGCGGAGACAGGGGATTCACAGATACAATGGAGACGGGGTGTGCCAGTTCCGTCACTTTTTTACCCCAGACAATTTCAGCCATTTCAACGATTTCTATGCCGTTCTCCCTCGCACATGGGTTGGAGATCAGGGGCATATCAGTCATGGTAATGGCGGCATGGAGCATGCGGGTGGCAGCTTCCCTGGGGGTAAACTCAGCCGGAACGGCCATGGAGCCTGCGGCAAAATCCACATGGTCCGAGGTCTGGACCAGCCTGCACATATTTTCCTGATCAGCAAGAGAGGCATTGCGCCGGGTACCGTCTGCATCAATGACAAAAGGAGCGGCCCAGGCAGGTCCAAAGGCATAGTGGTCTCCACCCAGCCGGACGGATTTATCCGGGTTCCGGGCCATGATGGTGAACTCCGATGGCACGGTACCCAGCGCCTTGAGCACCTGGGATTCTTCAAAAAAAACCGTGCTGCCATCAATCTTGAATCCGTGTTCTTTAAAAATTTCGATGGCCTCTGGCAGTTTGAATGCCACACCGGTTTCTCCGAGGATACGCATGGCAGCATTGTGGATAATATTAATCTGTTCTTTTGTGAGGGGTTGTAATCTGTTTCCCATGTCAATCTTTCCTTTTCAGATACCAGAAAGGTTCCGGCGGGCAAATGGAATTCAAAACGCCGGAACTTCTTAGAATATCGGTTAAATCATTCGATTTTCCACTTAACATAACCTTAATAGCAATAGGCGTGCCATAGATCTTTCGGGTTTTTTATTTATTAATTTCAGAAAGTTAAACATTTAGCCAAAGACAGATAAAAAAGGAGCAGATAGAAATTTAGGAAAAATGTCAAATTCAAAAAAGATAATTTAATAAAATTATCATTCTTTTTTGAAACAGGCCGGTGCATTCAAAGAAGGGGTGTAAAATATTTCCTTTAAATGGAATAAGCTGTCTTACATTTAAACCAGGATTCATTTATGGTATGAATATTGAAGGCCCACAGCCTGTACCGACATGGAGCTGAATCAAGGAAAATTTAATATGAGACCCATCCTATACAGTATCAGTGCCGCTTTTTTAACAATCACTGCGGTCTTTTTTTTCTATCCATCTGTCCATGAGGACAGCGTTCCAGGGATGACCGTTGAAGAGCAGATCTGGCTGGATTCCCATAGCGGTAAAGTTAGGCTGGTACTTACTCCGGATTGGCCTCCAATGGATTTTCTGGACAAGAATGGCAACCCTGCAGGCATGGCCGCGGACTATATCCATCTGATAGAAGATAAGCTCAAGTTCAGGTTTGCAAGAGTTCCCGTCTCCTCCTGGGATGAGATGCTCTCCCTGGCAAAAAAGGGGGAGATCGACGTCATTTCAGCCGGACAGGAAACACCTGCGCGCCGTACATTTATGAACTGGTCCACCCCTTTTTTAAACCTCAAGACCACAATTATCGTTCAAAAAGGAAAATATGCAAATCTCACCCTGGACCGGATGCAGGGTATGAAAATCGGGGTCGTCCGCAAATATGCAGTCGGGGAGTTTATCCGGGAACACCACCCGGATCTAAACATGATAGATGTGGCAGATTCCAAGACAGGCATTGAACAGGTTTCCTTTGGAGAACTTGACGCCATGATCACCGAGGTGCCCAATGCCCTGTATATTATTGAAACCGAAAAAATCACCAACCTGAGCCTGGCCGGGGATACAGGGTTTGAACTTCACCACGGCATGGGGATTAGAAAGGACTGGAGCATACTCAGCCGGATCATTGAAAAAACCCTGGTTTCAATTTCAGAGGAAGAACACCAGGCCATTTACGGCCGCTGGGTCACGCTGGACCGTCCCGGGTTTTATCTCTCCCGCACTTTTTGGTACTGGCTTCTTGGCTCGACAGGCCTAAGCCTTCTCATGACCAGTACCGTGCTGTTTTGGAACCGGTCTTTAAAACGGGAGGTAGCCCAGCGAACTGAAGCGCTCAGTTTTAATGAGATCGGCCTGGAAGCACTTCTCAGACTAAACGAGACCCCCCACAAATCCATTCAAGACATTGTTGAATTTTCATTCCGGCAAATGCTGGATCTGACCCAAAGCCGGTTTGGTTACCTCACCCTGCGAGAACAGGAAGGACGAACCTATGTGGTGGAGAACCGGGAAGGCGATGCTGGGGGCCAGGTGAATGTTCAGGTCTGGGATGGCGGATTTGAGGAAAATACCAAAGGATTCTGGGGGGATGCTGTTAAAAAAGAAAAACCCGTTATCTCAAATAATTACCATTTATCCAACCCAAAATTCAAGGGGGTACCCGAAGCCCATAAAAAAATTGTCCGGTATATGAATGTTCCCATCTCCAACCAGGGCCGAATCGTGGTGGTGGCGGGAATGGGCAACAAGAAAAGCAACTATACCCGTTCAGACCTGCGTCAGCTCAACCTGCTGGCCCACGGCATGTGGCGGCTGATTCAGCGTAAAAAAGCAGAAAATGCCATGCAGAAAAGCGAAAAAAGATTCCAGGATCTGGTGGAAAACACCCCCAACGGCATTGCCATTGTCCAGGACAATCGGGTGGTTCACCAGAATGCCAACCAGGTACACCTCATGGGGGATATAAATTTCATGGATCCAGACTCAGAATCCAGAATCCATGGGGAAGATCTGCCTAAAATCAAATCTTTTTTTTCCCAAATCAGGGAGAACCGGCTGAATGAATCCGAAGTGGATTTCAGGTTTCACCTTGATAACCCTGCAGAAAACAACGGTGCCATGACCTGGGTGGGCTGTATCGCCACTCCCATAGACTACCATGACCGCAACGCATTTTTATTGATTTTTATTGATTTGACTGAGGCTAAAAAACTGACACGACTGCTGACCATCCAGGACAAAATGGCCTCCCTGGGGAATGTTTCTGCGGGCATCGCCCACGAGATCAGAAATCCCCTTTCCGGAATTAATATTTATCTGGGCACCATTGAAAAATATTTCAGGAATCCCGATAAAGCAAAAAAAATCGCCTCATCCATTGAAGCGATCCGGGCCGCTTCCGGAAAAATTGAATCGGTGATCAAGCGAGTGATGAATTTTGCCAAGCCGGGAGAACCCAGGTTTGATGTGGTCCATATAAATGACCCGATCAAAGAGGCAGTAAATCTGACCCTTTTCACCCTGAATAAAAAAGGGATCGAAATCGAGGACGACCTGGCCGAGAACCTGCCTGCATGCATTGCCGAACCCCATCTCATTGAAGAGGTGGTCCTGAATCTTATCAACAATGCTGCAGACGCCATCCTTGAACATCGAGACAAAGGGCATATCCGGATTTCTTCCCGGCAGGATGAAACGAAAATCATTATCAGGGTAGAAGATGACGGTCCCGGGGTGTCAAGGGATGTCCGGCAGAAGGTTTTCGATCCCTTTTTTACAACCAAGAGCCACAGTACCGGCATCGGCCTCAGCCTCTGTCACCGGATTATCACGGACCATAAAGGCAAACTGGAGATCGGCGTTTCGGCGTTAGGCGGGGCCTGTTTCCGGGTGGAACTGCCATTTCCACGGCAAACTGTGGTATAGTACCTTAAAGGCGAAGCAGGCAGCATAAATCAAAAAAACACGCAGCAAAAGGCAAACAAAAAACGGACGGACCCTAATGAATTATACCCTTTTTATTGTCGACGACGAGAAAACAATCCGGGAAGGTATCACCGCCTATGTTGAGGATGATTATAGCGTATTTACCTATGCAACCGCTGAAGAAGCCCTCGTGGATTTCAGCAAAAAAAAACCGGACCTCATACTCCTGGACATCGGCCTGCCGGGTATGAACGGCATTACCGCTCTCAGCCGCTTCAAGGCAGTGGATGCCGATTTGGTGGTGATAATGATAACGGCCTATGAAGACGTGGAATCGGTGATTAAATGCATGAAACAGGGGGCCTGGGACTATATTGTCAAACCGCTACAGATGGAGGGGCTGGACGTTACCATTTCAAATGCCCTTGAAACCATCCGGCTGCGACGGGAAATAAAGGACCTTCAGGAGGGACGCATTAAAGAGGAGGTCCCCTGTTTCATCGGTGAAAGTCAGGTGATCTACGATATCATGACCTACATTGAAAAGGTGGCCAAAAGCCCGGATACACCGGTTCTCATCCTAGGGGAAACCGGCACGGGAAAAGAACTCCTGGCCTCCACGACCCATTACAGAAGCCCTAATTTTGCCGGCCCCTTTATCACGGTGAACTGCGCCGCCATCCCAAAAAATCTTATTGAAAGCGAATTGTTCGGTTATGCAAAAGGGGCGTTCAGCGGGGCTTCGGCCAGCGGAAAAATGGGGCTCATCGAAATGGCAGACAAGGGCACTCTGTTTCTCGACGAGGTTGGGGACCTGAATCCAGATGCCCAGGCCAAGCTTTTGCGGTTTATGGAAAACGGCGAATTCTACAGGGTGGGCTCCACCAAGAAACAGCATGTTTCCACCAGAATCGTTTCAGCCACCAACAGGGATCTGGAAGAAATGATTGAAAATGGGGAATTCAGGGCCGATTTGTATTTCAGGATCTCGGTAATAAAAATCCAGGTACCCACCCTGAATCAGCGCCAGGAGGATGTTCAGATCTTTGCAGCACACTTCCTGAAATTTTTTAATGAAAAATTTAATCGCAATGTTACCGGTATTCATAGGGATGCCATGGCACTGCTCAGGCAGTACCAGTGGAAGGGGAATGTCAGGGAGTTGAAAAATATGATGGAACGCGGGGTACTCACTGCCGACGGCCCGGAACTGACACCTGGGGATTTAGGCCTTGACCAGACCGATTCCACCCGGCCAGAGGACGATGAATTATTTCTTGATTTGCCACCCCTTCCCGCGGATGGAGTTGATCTTGCAGCCGTGAAAGAAGAGATCGACCGGTTCTATTTTAGCCGGGCCATGGAACTGGCCGGAGGCAATGAGAGCCAGGCCGCCAGGCTGCTGAAGATGAAGCACCACGCTTTTAGGTACCAATATAAGAAACTCATGGAGGAATTCCCTCCAACAGAGGCGTAATTCCATCGGGTTGAGTCGTTCGGTTAGGGGCTCGGAAGAACGAACTGAATTCCCATCTGAGAAAATCCTTAATTTTTTTTGTCCCGGTTTAATATTTTTATCAGTTTCACAGCCTCCATTCCACACATCCCTCCATGGGCCTTAATCTACAACATATTGTAATAAAAAGTGCTTTCAGCAAACAAAGACCTCCTGGCACATCCTTTGCTGTAATGGATTGAAAATTGAACAAAGGTTTCCTGCACAAAGCGTTTGCTGCAGGCAAACCTAAAGAAGGCCAAGAAAGATGAAGCCATAAAGGAATAAAGGAGCAATATATGACCAAAATCACACGAACATCAGCACTGACAGCCCGCCACCTCGACCTGGGAGGCAACCTTCAGGAATACATTCGCATGGGGGTACCTCTGACCTACAATACCGACCCGAAAAAGGAGCATGACGCCATCCGGGAAGCTGCCGGGATGTATGATTTCACGGCATTTCTCAAATTCCGGGTTTCCGGACCGGAGGCAGCGGACGCTCTCAATCATGCTGTCACTTTTGATGTGACCGCGATCAAACCCGGTCACTCTAAATACGGCCCCTTTCTCAGGGAAACCGGTGTCATCTGCGATGACGGCATTGTGTTTAACCTAGGTGATAACCAATGGCTGGCCTGCCATGGCGACGGCTGCGCCAGAAACATGGTGGAACTCTCCGCCGAAGGCAGAGATTGCTTGGTGGAGTATGATTACTGGACCCACCTGATCTCACTCCAGGGCCCCAAGGCCTTAGATTTGCTCAACAAGCATGCCTCCGACGATATCTCCGCCCTTGATTATTTCACCCATCTCAATGAAACCGAATTGTTCGGCTGCAAGGTCATGATTTCCCGTACCGGTTTTTCCGGTGAGCGCGGCTATGAAATCATGGTTGGCCCCGACAAAGCTGTCATCATCTGGGACAGCATTCTAAAACACGGTAAAGACATGGGAATTCTGCCCTGTGCCGTTGAAAGTGTGTTTCCATTACGTATGGAAGCCGGCCTTCTGTGGAGACGTTTTGATCTGATGGAAAACACCCCCTGGGAGGTGAACATGGGCTGGGTGGTAGACAGCAACAAGGCCGATTTCCGAGGAAAGGAAGCATTGATGGCCGCCAAAGGTAAAGAACGCTTCAAACTGGTGGGCCTGGAAGTTGACATTCAGGAAGCCCTGCAAGGCGGTGAAAAGGTTTTTGCCGATGGTAAGGAAGTGGGCAAAGTCAATGACAAGCCGGTCTGGACCCATCGCATGAAAAAATCCCTGGCCCTGGGCCAGGTGAAACCCGAGCTCAAAGCCGTGGGAACCAAACTTGAAATTCAGAGAGAAGAAGGCATGTGCACCGCCACGGTGGTGAAGTTCCCGGTTTACGACGTTAAAACCCGGTAACCCGCACGTTTTTGCTTTCAATAGCCAAGCATCAGACGACCCTTTATCAGGGCCGTCTGATATCTTTATTCTTGTATACCATTCAGGAGAGCAACAATGACAGATTTTAATGCAATGATAGATGCGTTGGTATCCTGTGATGCCGCCAAACT
Coding sequences:
- a CDS encoding BCCT family transporter, with product MATQTNNQTGFMEKFLGKTDHQLFWITLVIFGIIVGLGVATPEKLAAVLKSMQSFITTNFTWYYMLFTASCLIFSFWMAVGPFANLKLGKDEDEPEFSTMAWLAMLFSAGIGLGFIFWGIAEPIYHYMQTPYGAEPGTAAAVPVALQISYLHWGFHPWSFYAVGGLGIAYFSFKHDQPMTIATSLYGLLGDKTETSIWSKLANLVTAFATIAGISTALGLGILSIKYGLTHITGIEMTPGVTVFVLILFMIAYIASSVSGLKRGLKYMSLINMWLAFAVIAFIFFAGPTLQLLNLFPDSLGLYLSNFVTMTFWTDSMNQAFEGKWLGWWTVFYWAFWIAWVPFVGGFIARISKGRTVREFILWVVLIPSFVMFVCFDIFGGAAILAERAGTVELWKAIQADMGSGIFVLLSAYPMGYFASIMIFISLIIFLITSADSASFLVAMLMSKGELEPKAGMKIVWGFVLGTLAIILLQTGGLKALQTASIVCALPFTVVMIAMMFSIVKGFRKDLKNK
- a CDS encoding trimethylamine methyltransferase family protein yields the protein MGNRLQPLTKEQINIIHNAAMRILGETGVAFKLPEAIEIFKEHGFKIDGSTVFFEESQVLKALGTVPSEFTIMARNPDKSVRLGGDHYAFGPAWAAPFVIDADGTRRNASLADQENMCRLVQTSDHVDFAAGSMAVPAEFTPREAATRMLHAAITMTDMPLISNPCARENGIEIVEMAEIVWGKKVTELAHPVSIVSVNPLSPLSYSDDTLEGLIEFARNGQALLISSMVLAGISGPISIAGTAALEIAESLAGITLAQLINPGVPCVCGGTSCASDMRTGGVSLGGPESLQLTAIAVQMAEHYGLPCRYGGNLTDAYSVNAQAGIESALLMAAPIISGAHFIHQSCGILGAYAAVSLEKFVIDEEVCGMIKRAVAPLEITDTSINTDLIKRVGPCGSYLIQPETAAKCRTAFFPANLTCRGTYDDWAAKNRGDMVARAAEYVKKRIESYNKPEIDPDVERDLNAYVEKKYNN
- a CDS encoding ATP-binding protein; the encoded protein is MRPILYSISAAFLTITAVFFFYPSVHEDSVPGMTVEEQIWLDSHSGKVRLVLTPDWPPMDFLDKNGNPAGMAADYIHLIEDKLKFRFARVPVSSWDEMLSLAKKGEIDVISAGQETPARRTFMNWSTPFLNLKTTIIVQKGKYANLTLDRMQGMKIGVVRKYAVGEFIREHHPDLNMIDVADSKTGIEQVSFGELDAMITEVPNALYIIETEKITNLSLAGDTGFELHHGMGIRKDWSILSRIIEKTLVSISEEEHQAIYGRWVTLDRPGFYLSRTFWYWLLGSTGLSLLMTSTVLFWNRSLKREVAQRTEALSFNEIGLEALLRLNETPHKSIQDIVEFSFRQMLDLTQSRFGYLTLREQEGRTYVVENREGDAGGQVNVQVWDGGFEENTKGFWGDAVKKEKPVISNNYHLSNPKFKGVPEAHKKIVRYMNVPISNQGRIVVVAGMGNKKSNYTRSDLRQLNLLAHGMWRLIQRKKAENAMQKSEKRFQDLVENTPNGIAIVQDNRVVHQNANQVHLMGDINFMDPDSESRIHGEDLPKIKSFFSQIRENRLNESEVDFRFHLDNPAENNGAMTWVGCIATPIDYHDRNAFLLIFIDLTEAKKLTRLLTIQDKMASLGNVSAGIAHEIRNPLSGINIYLGTIEKYFRNPDKAKKIASSIEAIRAASGKIESVIKRVMNFAKPGEPRFDVVHINDPIKEAVNLTLFTLNKKGIEIEDDLAENLPACIAEPHLIEEVVLNLINNAADAILEHRDKGHIRISSRQDETKIIIRVEDDGPGVSRDVRQKVFDPFFTTKSHSTGIGLSLCHRIITDHKGKLEIGVSALGGACFRVELPFPRQTVV
- a CDS encoding sigma-54-dependent transcriptional regulator — encoded protein: MNYTLFIVDDEKTIREGITAYVEDDYSVFTYATAEEALVDFSKKKPDLILLDIGLPGMNGITALSRFKAVDADLVVIMITAYEDVESVIKCMKQGAWDYIVKPLQMEGLDVTISNALETIRLRREIKDLQEGRIKEEVPCFIGESQVIYDIMTYIEKVAKSPDTPVLILGETGTGKELLASTTHYRSPNFAGPFITVNCAAIPKNLIESELFGYAKGAFSGASASGKMGLIEMADKGTLFLDEVGDLNPDAQAKLLRFMENGEFYRVGSTKKQHVSTRIVSATNRDLEEMIENGEFRADLYFRISVIKIQVPTLNQRQEDVQIFAAHFLKFFNEKFNRNVTGIHRDAMALLRQYQWKGNVRELKNMMERGVLTADGPELTPGDLGLDQTDSTRPEDDELFLDLPPLPADGVDLAAVKEEIDRFYFSRAMELAGGNESQAARLLKMKHHAFRYQYKKLMEEFPPTEA
- a CDS encoding aminomethyltransferase family protein, encoding MTKITRTSALTARHLDLGGNLQEYIRMGVPLTYNTDPKKEHDAIREAAGMYDFTAFLKFRVSGPEAADALNHAVTFDVTAIKPGHSKYGPFLRETGVICDDGIVFNLGDNQWLACHGDGCARNMVELSAEGRDCLVEYDYWTHLISLQGPKALDLLNKHASDDISALDYFTHLNETELFGCKVMISRTGFSGERGYEIMVGPDKAVIIWDSILKHGKDMGILPCAVESVFPLRMEAGLLWRRFDLMENTPWEVNMGWVVDSNKADFRGKEALMAAKGKERFKLVGLEVDIQEALQGGEKVFADGKEVGKVNDKPVWTHRMKKSLALGQVKPELKAVGTKLEIQREEGMCTATVVKFPVYDVKTR